From one Luteolibacter sp. Y139 genomic stretch:
- a CDS encoding gamma-glutamylcyclotransferase family protein, which yields MSGSSSELVFVYGPLRRGGSEAYCMKSAEFVAEGRVAGALYHLPEGPGLVDGEMGSPSVRGELYQMSADKLQRLDELDGLDAEERERSDRRRRRVMVHSLLDDGYALEAWTWVWLGPVDPARWIQSGDWMKEYRPDFSERLRRYPWFTLIGMICVSSSPLWMLAAPITGYYKTPMAGLVRDALVVGAALSPFAAVFSLWLARRRGERDGLLGCFFVVAMAESVLAIFGLLAWLVQTIRR from the coding sequence GTGTCTGGAAGTTCTTCTGAACTCGTTTTCGTCTATGGCCCGCTGAGGCGCGGCGGATCGGAGGCCTATTGCATGAAGAGTGCAGAGTTCGTTGCCGAAGGGAGGGTGGCAGGAGCGCTTTATCATTTGCCGGAAGGTCCCGGTTTGGTCGATGGAGAGATGGGTTCTCCCAGTGTGAGGGGCGAACTCTATCAAATGAGTGCCGACAAGTTGCAACGGCTGGACGAACTCGACGGGCTGGATGCGGAAGAGAGGGAGCGCAGCGATCGGCGGAGGAGACGTGTGATGGTGCATTCCCTTTTGGACGACGGGTATGCGTTGGAGGCTTGGACTTGGGTCTGGCTCGGTCCCGTGGACCCGGCGCGGTGGATCCAATCCGGTGATTGGATGAAGGAGTATCGACCCGATTTCTCCGAGCGGCTGCGGCGATATCCTTGGTTCACCTTGATCGGCATGATCTGTGTGAGTTCCTCGCCGCTGTGGATGTTGGCGGCGCCGATCACGGGCTATTACAAGACTCCAATGGCCGGGCTGGTGCGGGACGCGTTGGTCGTTGGTGCCGCGCTGTCGCCGTTTGCGGCGGTGTTTTCGCTGTGGCTGGCGAGGCGTCGTGGAGAGAGGGACGGGCTGCTCGGATGCTTTTTCGTTGTGGCGATGGCGGAGAGTGTTCTGGCGATCTTCGGGCTGCTGGCGTGGCTGGTGCAGACGATCCGAAGGTAG
- a CDS encoding gamma-glutamylcyclotransferase family protein: MSEEVGELVFVYGTLRRGGSNSFRMNGAEFVAAGQVEGRLYVISWYPGLVLERGLETVKGDVFRVGAGQLAALDEFEGISANEIEGAEYRRVKAEVTTGDGEVMLAWAYEWKGPVEEAKRVSSGDWLQVGAIG; encoded by the coding sequence ATGTCAGAGGAAGTGGGGGAGTTGGTGTTTGTTTATGGGACGTTGCGCCGTGGTGGCTCGAATTCGTTCCGCATGAATGGCGCGGAGTTCGTGGCGGCGGGGCAGGTTGAGGGGAGGCTGTATGTGATTTCGTGGTATCCCGGGCTGGTGTTAGAGCGGGGATTGGAGACGGTGAAGGGGGATGTTTTCCGGGTTGGCGCAGGGCAGCTTGCGGCGTTGGATGAGTTTGAGGGGATCTCGGCGAATGAGATTGAGGGTGCCGAGTATCGGCGGGTGAAGGCGGAGGTGACGACGGGGGATGGAGAGGTGATGCTTGCCTGGGCTTATGAATGGAAGGGGCCGGTGGAGGAGGCTAAACGGGTTTCGTCTGGGGATTGGTTGCAGGTGGGGGCGATAGGGTAG
- a CDS encoding PVC-type heme-binding CxxCH protein, which produces MQAIRLTLLLPLAALGAVLAKPLVAPKPEARRLEVLFFGAPTSNGAHHDPITRYRVIKRTLGVEGIDFTYTQDPAEALNAETLSHYDALMMYGNWEQNNPMPADQLKALKDYVEGGGAFLPIHCASACYGGSPDFIKLVGGHFKSHETDTFKVTNVNKTHPIMGGYNGFSAWDETYVHDQLSDDRVILEKRDQEPWTWVREQGKGRIFYTAAGHDHRVWDLPEYQDLLKRAIYWSVGPEKYKKLQALKLPKLEQEKVELPGYVKHQLITEAQKPLSPEESMKLAQVPAGFELSLFAAEPDIVNPIFVNWDQKGRAFVIQTVDYPNNLHAGNIGNDKIIICEDTDKDGRADKFTTFADKLSIPTSLVFANGGVICTNGSEMLFLQDTNGDDKADVRKVLFTGFNMGDTHAGVSNLRYCPDGWIYATIGYSGFRGNVGGKDFNFNQGVFRFKPDASQLEYLQPTTNNTWGFGITSDFDKMGSTANANPSFYLTFPDAAYQSAGMKAPRTPRADDNPIFNPSSADIRQVDQFERYTAGAGHAFYTSERFPAEWRERTAFVSEGTGKLVGTFEVTRQGAGYKSVQRFNNLYNSADAWSGPVCAEVGPDGAMWVCDWYNLIIQHNPTPNKAGSGLDAKTGKGNAYETPLRDTQYGRVYRIYPTGSKDDTNPNLDPAKPDSLIAGLDSTNLFWRMHAQRLIVEGGMKNLAPKLTSLAAAGTKGSAHAVYALAQLGVLDESTAVNALKSNVRAVQRAGITVATPQQVKEAYISGGKIDVKGDRELADALVSLSRLENDADLGKALFTLITTDEQRITADQTLKDAWQIAANRNAASVTAAAKAAGYTADTEQKQSPNLLPNPDFSEVSNGQPAGWTDLRTYGGRGTPKLTSSPQGRNGSLGLSISSSDPIDAGAAVTVPVKKGTHYRLSAWVKTIDHKPVGDGPGALLNVHGGERTNSVKGTKDWTEVSTEIDSGDRTEFLIHCLFGGYGGATGTVIYDDVSLTEVAGGSGAKGLIAALASKAAGAPDPNVVVKKFKPDAEVHKRGADVYGMTCIACHQPTGAGLEGAFPPLDKSEWLTGDPTVPIRIVINGLEGPVKVAGHDYANVMAALGPALNDQQISDVLTYVRQSWANDAEAVTPAQVKEIRDKYKGRTTSWTAKELGH; this is translated from the coding sequence ATGCAAGCCATCCGCCTGACGCTCCTACTGCCACTCGCCGCCCTCGGGGCGGTTTTGGCCAAGCCGCTAGTCGCTCCGAAACCGGAAGCGCGGCGCCTTGAAGTCCTGTTCTTCGGTGCCCCGACCTCAAACGGCGCGCACCACGATCCCATCACCCGCTACCGCGTCATCAAGCGCACGCTCGGCGTCGAGGGCATCGACTTCACCTACACCCAGGACCCCGCCGAGGCACTCAATGCCGAGACGCTTTCCCACTACGATGCCCTGATGATGTACGGCAACTGGGAGCAAAACAATCCCATGCCCGCCGACCAGCTCAAGGCGCTGAAGGACTACGTCGAGGGCGGCGGTGCCTTCCTCCCCATCCACTGCGCCTCCGCCTGCTACGGCGGCTCGCCGGATTTCATCAAGCTCGTCGGCGGCCACTTCAAGAGCCACGAGACCGACACCTTCAAGGTCACCAACGTCAACAAGACCCACCCGATCATGGGGGGCTACAATGGCTTCTCCGCGTGGGATGAAACCTACGTCCACGACCAGCTGTCCGATGACCGCGTGATCCTCGAGAAGCGCGACCAGGAGCCATGGACCTGGGTCCGCGAGCAGGGCAAGGGCCGCATCTTCTACACCGCCGCCGGCCACGACCATCGCGTCTGGGACCTGCCGGAATACCAGGACCTCCTCAAGCGCGCCATCTACTGGAGCGTCGGACCGGAGAAATACAAGAAGCTGCAGGCGCTCAAGCTGCCCAAGCTGGAGCAGGAAAAGGTCGAGCTTCCCGGCTACGTGAAGCACCAGCTCATCACCGAGGCGCAGAAGCCGCTTTCCCCCGAGGAGTCGATGAAGCTCGCACAGGTCCCCGCGGGATTTGAGCTTTCGCTGTTCGCCGCCGAGCCGGACATCGTGAACCCGATCTTCGTGAATTGGGATCAGAAGGGCCGCGCCTTCGTCATCCAGACCGTCGACTACCCGAACAACCTGCACGCGGGTAACATCGGCAACGACAAGATCATCATCTGCGAGGACACCGACAAGGATGGCCGCGCCGACAAGTTCACCACCTTCGCCGACAAGCTCTCCATCCCGACCTCGCTGGTCTTCGCCAATGGCGGCGTGATCTGCACCAATGGCAGCGAAATGCTCTTCCTCCAGGACACCAACGGCGACGACAAGGCCGACGTCCGCAAGGTGCTCTTCACCGGCTTCAACATGGGCGACACCCACGCCGGTGTCTCGAATCTCCGCTACTGCCCGGATGGCTGGATCTACGCCACCATCGGCTACTCCGGTTTCAGGGGGAACGTCGGAGGCAAGGATTTCAATTTCAACCAGGGCGTCTTCCGCTTCAAACCGGATGCCTCCCAACTCGAATACCTCCAGCCGACCACCAATAACACCTGGGGCTTCGGCATCACCTCGGACTTCGACAAGATGGGCTCCACGGCGAACGCCAACCCGTCTTTCTACCTGACCTTCCCCGACGCTGCCTACCAGTCCGCCGGCATGAAGGCCCCGCGCACCCCGCGTGCGGATGACAATCCGATCTTCAACCCCAGCTCGGCGGACATCCGCCAGGTGGACCAGTTTGAAAGATACACCGCAGGTGCAGGCCACGCCTTCTACACCTCGGAGCGCTTCCCGGCAGAGTGGCGCGAGCGCACCGCCTTCGTCAGCGAAGGCACCGGCAAGCTCGTCGGCACCTTCGAAGTCACCCGGCAGGGCGCTGGCTACAAGTCCGTCCAGCGCTTCAATAACCTCTACAACAGCGCCGATGCCTGGTCCGGCCCGGTCTGCGCCGAAGTCGGCCCCGATGGCGCCATGTGGGTCTGCGATTGGTACAACCTGATCATCCAGCACAACCCGACGCCGAACAAGGCGGGCTCCGGCCTCGACGCCAAGACCGGCAAGGGCAACGCCTACGAAACCCCGCTGCGCGATACCCAGTACGGCCGCGTTTACCGCATCTACCCGACCGGCTCCAAGGACGACACCAACCCGAACCTGGATCCGGCCAAGCCGGACAGCCTGATTGCCGGACTCGATTCCACGAACCTGTTCTGGCGCATGCACGCCCAGCGCCTGATCGTGGAAGGTGGCATGAAGAACCTCGCGCCGAAGCTGACCTCGCTCGCCGCCGCCGGCACCAAGGGCTCAGCCCACGCCGTCTATGCCCTCGCCCAGCTCGGCGTTTTGGATGAGTCCACCGCAGTCAACGCGCTCAAGTCGAATGTCCGCGCCGTCCAACGCGCCGGGATCACCGTGGCGACTCCGCAGCAGGTCAAGGAAGCCTACATCAGCGGCGGCAAGATCGACGTGAAGGGTGACCGCGAACTCGCCGATGCGCTCGTTTCCCTGTCCCGTCTCGAAAACGACGCCGACCTTGGCAAGGCGCTCTTCACCCTGATCACCACGGACGAACAGCGCATCACCGCTGACCAGACCCTGAAAGATGCCTGGCAGATCGCTGCGAACCGGAACGCCGCCAGTGTCACCGCCGCCGCCAAGGCCGCCGGTTACACCGCCGATACCGAGCAGAAGCAATCGCCGAACCTGCTGCCGAACCCCGACTTCTCGGAAGTCTCCAATGGCCAGCCCGCAGGCTGGACCGACCTCCGCACTTACGGTGGCAGGGGCACGCCAAAGCTGACCAGCTCGCCTCAGGGCCGCAATGGCTCGCTGGGCCTGTCCATCTCCTCCAGCGATCCGATTGATGCGGGTGCGGCAGTCACCGTGCCCGTCAAGAAGGGCACCCACTATCGCCTCTCCGCTTGGGTCAAGACCATCGACCACAAGCCCGTCGGCGACGGCCCCGGCGCCCTCCTCAATGTCCACGGCGGCGAGCGCACCAACAGCGTGAAAGGCACCAAGGACTGGACCGAGGTCTCCACCGAGATCGATTCCGGTGACCGCACCGAGTTCCTCATCCACTGCCTCTTCGGCGGCTACGGCGGCGCCACCGGCACCGTCATCTATGACGATGTCTCGCTCACGGAAGTCGCTGGCGGCAGCGGAGCCAAGGGCCTCATCGCCGCACTCGCCTCGAAGGCCGCTGGTGCCCCGGATCCGAATGTCGTCGTGAAGAAGTTCAAGCCCGACGCCGAAGTCCACAAGCGCGGTGCCGATGTCTACGGCATGACCTGCATCGCCTGCCACCAGCCCACCGGTGCCGGCCTCGAAGGAGCCTTCCCTCCACTCGACAAGTCCGAGTGGCTCACCGGCGACCCGACCGTGCCGATCCGCATCGTCATCAATGGCCTCGAAGGACCCGTCAAGGTCGCCGGCCACGACTATGCCAACGTCATGGCCGCCCTCGGCCCGGCCCTGAATGACCAGCAGATCTCCGACGTCCTCACTTACGTCCGCCAGAGCTGGGCAAACGACGCCGAAGCCGTCACCCCCGCCCAAGTGAAGGAAATCCGCGACAAGTACAAGGGCCGCACCACCTCCTGGACCGCCAAGGAGCTCGGCCACTGA
- a CDS encoding AraC family transcriptional regulator, which produces MDTPNDRRKWLEDLPPGQFRHLFDHLPGTLFFAKDRAGRLMAGNPAFVKRCGFLREDQIVGLTDKQIFPPRLSEKYHRDDEKVIQTKQPLLGLIELFPNSQGKPEWFITDKLPLFDKTGEVCGLCGTVRSYEEQRAAIQPYLELAEVAEHLKTNFRERLEVSELAQIAGLSVRQFERKFRKTFQTTPRSYLMRMRVIKACELLATTNLPITEVALEAGFYDHSDFSRQFRKHMGQAPTAYRREKRGAGKTLPR; this is translated from the coding sequence GTGGACACACCCAACGACCGCCGCAAATGGCTGGAGGATCTCCCCCCGGGGCAATTCCGGCACCTCTTCGACCACCTTCCCGGCACCCTGTTTTTCGCCAAGGACCGGGCGGGGCGCCTGATGGCAGGAAACCCCGCTTTCGTGAAACGATGCGGTTTCCTGCGTGAGGACCAGATCGTGGGGCTGACGGACAAACAGATCTTTCCACCGCGGCTTTCGGAGAAGTACCACCGCGACGATGAGAAGGTGATCCAGACCAAGCAGCCGCTGCTTGGCTTGATCGAGCTGTTCCCGAATTCGCAGGGGAAGCCGGAGTGGTTCATCACCGACAAGCTGCCGCTGTTCGACAAGACGGGTGAGGTGTGCGGCCTGTGCGGCACGGTGCGAAGCTATGAAGAACAGCGCGCGGCGATCCAGCCCTACCTGGAACTCGCCGAGGTGGCGGAGCACCTGAAGACGAACTTCCGCGAACGGCTGGAGGTGTCAGAACTGGCACAGATCGCGGGTCTCTCGGTGAGGCAGTTCGAACGCAAGTTCCGCAAGACGTTCCAGACCACGCCGCGTAGTTACCTGATGCGGATGCGGGTGATCAAAGCCTGTGAACTGCTCGCCACCACCAACCTGCCGATCACCGAGGTCGCACTCGAGGCCGGCTTCTATGACCACAGTGATTTCTCCCGCCAATTCCGCAAGCACATGGGCCAAGCGCCTACGGCGTATCGCCGCGAGAAGAGAGGCGCGGGGAAGACGCTGCCACGCTGA
- a CDS encoding protein-disulfide reductase DsbD domain-containing protein, with translation MKISALIAASLPFAMTALAAEKSGHADAELIAGVASYQPGKTVPVGIKLKIEPGWHSYWVNPGEGGMPMSAKWTLPAGWKAGELKAPVPKRFKTGDLPGFGYEGEAIYRVDLTPPASAKGEAELKVKLSWLTCNESACVPGDVELSVKLTVGDGAAGKDAAVLVEAEKKIPQVSDKSPSLFVLEREGGRLFLALSNTSNPDLDLTGVKVFPASKNVVDAADELTFSRIDFKNPVDIKETIGLGEESWFTFAKKSEYAEGPATLLDIVLAGGKLERPLIVSWREKK, from the coding sequence ATGAAAATTTCAGCCCTCATTGCTGCCAGCTTGCCGTTCGCGATGACCGCGCTTGCTGCCGAGAAATCCGGCCATGCCGACGCCGAGTTGATCGCCGGTGTGGCCTCGTATCAGCCCGGCAAGACGGTGCCGGTCGGGATCAAGCTGAAGATCGAGCCCGGCTGGCACAGCTACTGGGTGAATCCCGGTGAGGGCGGGATGCCGATGTCGGCCAAGTGGACGCTACCCGCGGGCTGGAAGGCAGGGGAGCTCAAGGCCCCAGTGCCGAAGCGCTTCAAGACCGGCGACCTGCCCGGATTTGGTTATGAGGGCGAGGCGATTTATCGCGTGGATTTGACTCCGCCCGCGAGTGCGAAGGGTGAGGCCGAGCTGAAGGTGAAGCTTTCGTGGCTGACGTGCAACGAAAGCGCCTGCGTGCCCGGTGATGTGGAGCTTTCGGTGAAGCTTACGGTCGGAGATGGCGCTGCTGGCAAGGACGCGGCGGTGCTGGTGGAGGCAGAGAAGAAGATCCCTCAAGTTTCCGACAAATCGCCGAGCTTGTTTGTCCTGGAGAGGGAGGGTGGGCGCTTGTTTTTGGCCCTGAGCAATACCTCGAATCCCGATCTCGATCTCACCGGAGTGAAGGTTTTTCCAGCGAGCAAGAACGTGGTCGATGCGGCTGACGAACTTACTTTCAGCCGGATCGACTTCAAAAATCCGGTGGATATTAAGGAAACGATTGGCTTGGGAGAAGAGTCGTGGTTCACCTTCGCAAAAAAGAGTGAATATGCCGAGGGCCCGGCGACTCTACTCGATATCGTCCTGGCTGGTGGGAAGCTTGAGCGCCCGCTGATCGTGTCATGGCGAGAGAAGAAGTGA
- a CDS encoding redoxin family protein: protein MKQHTFLGAVLGAMICSATAWAVEPGDAAPAFTVKNTKGEEVTLAAQKGKVVVLEWVNFDCPFVKKHYSSGNIPKLQEKYTGKDVVWITINSSASGAEGSLAATELGERAKKDGNKASQVVLDGDGKVGKAYGAKTTPHLFVIDKEGKVAYNGAIDSKATTDVKDLETADSYISDALDAVLAGKAVAKAKTQPYGCGVKYAAN, encoded by the coding sequence ATGAAACAACACACGTTCCTCGGCGCCGTGCTCGGTGCCATGATTTGCTCCGCCACCGCTTGGGCCGTTGAGCCGGGCGATGCCGCTCCCGCCTTCACCGTGAAAAACACGAAGGGCGAAGAAGTCACTCTCGCCGCCCAGAAGGGCAAGGTGGTGGTGCTTGAATGGGTCAATTTCGACTGCCCGTTTGTGAAGAAGCACTACAGCAGCGGGAACATCCCGAAGCTGCAGGAGAAATACACCGGCAAGGATGTGGTGTGGATCACCATCAATTCCTCGGCCAGTGGAGCGGAGGGCAGCCTCGCTGCGACCGAACTCGGCGAGCGCGCCAAGAAGGATGGCAACAAGGCCAGCCAAGTCGTCCTCGATGGCGACGGTAAGGTCGGCAAGGCCTACGGTGCCAAGACCACGCCGCACCTGTTCGTGATCGATAAGGAAGGCAAGGTCGCCTACAACGGCGCGATCGATTCCAAGGCGACCACGGATGTGAAGGACCTTGAGACGGCGGACAGCTACATCTCGGATGCGCTGGATGCGGTGCTCGCGGGGAAGGCCGTGGCGAAGGCGAAGACCCAGCCCTACGGCTGCGGTGTGAAGTACGCGGCGAACTAA
- a CDS encoding response regulator transcription factor, whose product MPITVAIVEDNVEIREMLTRTVERAASLTFLQSYPSGEEALEHLPTLKPDVVIMDIQLPGITGVECTARLKSIAPSIQVLVFTVFGDADLVFQALEAGASGYMLKRTPRQEIVDAVKDVWFGGAPMSGEIARKVVESFRKPVKVKDPELEQLTNREEEVLALLAKGYITKEIADQMNISFDTVRFHLKHIYQKLHVRSRSEALIKYLK is encoded by the coding sequence ATGCCCATCACCGTCGCTATCGTCGAAGACAACGTCGAGATCCGCGAGATGCTCACGCGGACCGTCGAGCGCGCGGCCAGTCTCACCTTCCTCCAGAGCTACCCCAGCGGTGAGGAAGCCCTGGAGCACTTGCCGACGCTCAAGCCAGACGTCGTCATCATGGACATCCAGCTGCCCGGCATCACCGGAGTGGAGTGCACCGCGCGCCTGAAGTCCATCGCACCCTCCATCCAAGTGCTCGTCTTCACCGTCTTCGGCGACGCCGATCTCGTCTTCCAGGCGCTGGAAGCCGGAGCCAGCGGCTACATGCTGAAGCGCACGCCAAGGCAGGAAATCGTCGATGCCGTGAAGGACGTCTGGTTCGGCGGAGCACCCATGAGCGGCGAGATCGCGCGGAAGGTCGTCGAATCCTTCCGCAAGCCGGTCAAGGTGAAGGATCCCGAACTCGAGCAACTCACCAACCGCGAGGAAGAAGTGCTGGCCCTCCTCGCCAAGGGCTACATCACCAAGGAAATCGCCGACCAGATGAACATCAGCTTCGATACCGTGCGCTTCCACCTGAAGCACATCTACCAGAAGCTCCACGTCCGCTCCCGCAGCGAGGCCCTGATCAAATACCTCAAGTGA
- a CDS encoding sensor histidine kinase: MPRFPRLVVLAIAMLCATAMAQDTGDLRFATRSWETDQGMPHNGVNAIHQRPDGFLWVATQGGLVRFDGIEFVQRRSPLLKSARTSRVMELIDENPETLLIACDQSGLVRLTDSGFSIHPLSEQLGDSLRIIALFQEASDVFWVLSENRQVWRWDHGKVLHFPREPSTQIQTPGSLAMDRSGTVFLARGNGLERFDGKSLLPVPEIPAKAVTIASSGTGGLWIASGDALWRWDGGSLAQVAATTPWATAPPAALLEDGEGAVWIATKSNGLFRCTGTSFQPIQTSHPRMASLCRDAEGNIWAGTTGGGLNLVQPARFQLLDASAGWTPDIEGGVCESSPGRIWFANSGVGLRRVSEGKLHPPPDLAGWPAKAVAVFPDATGRIWFGSLNRVGHVTGDLSQPPEFIDLPPLGRVHVLHATRDGTIWAGGEGKLLASVQDEKVTLYNESHGYTGTQAQAICEDSSGALWVGTEAGALFRGKDGRFTRQTLPAELEGTGIRALVADADGTLWVGTGGGGLLVGRGGKFTTIDQEQGLPDEVISQLSSDDHGALWFGTSNSLFKVDKKELIQCAEGKIATVTPVKFAGADGLPGFSAAANYQPSSWKTHDGRLLFVSRKGLVIADPSPQAQTRQGPHVHIEKLLADNKATALDAARLPSSTRKLEFLFTAPTFVSPEKVRYRYRLAPFESEWNDAGIQRSATYSQLKPGRYRFELMAANSDLVWSPRAAVMPIEVVPAWWETWWARTLGLLTGATLLALAVRYWSHQRLKARLLELEATRRVDLERSRIARDLHDGLGASLTQIGMMAEELAEDVTEPDEMKDYSVRLAGRVREIARDLDAAVWTVSPQNDTLAALSSYICQYAIEYFRDSPLRCRVNVEPEIPEQSLSPDARHHLFLTAKEIMNNALKHSGASHLDLDIRVTDGSFHLGFRDDGHGFSESAETSGRHGLQNIRERVMELGGSVEIQSSAQGTFITVLVPLST; encoded by the coding sequence ATGCCCCGTTTCCCACGACTTGTCGTGTTAGCCATCGCGATGCTCTGCGCTACCGCGATGGCGCAGGACACCGGGGACCTCCGCTTCGCCACACGCTCGTGGGAGACCGACCAAGGCATGCCGCACAATGGAGTGAATGCCATTCACCAGCGGCCGGATGGCTTCCTCTGGGTCGCCACGCAAGGTGGCCTTGTCCGCTTCGATGGCATCGAATTCGTCCAGCGCCGTTCGCCGTTGCTCAAAAGCGCACGGACCTCCCGCGTGATGGAGCTCATCGACGAGAATCCGGAGACCCTTCTCATCGCCTGCGACCAAAGCGGGCTCGTCAGGCTCACGGACTCAGGCTTCTCCATTCATCCGCTGAGCGAACAGCTGGGAGACTCCCTCCGCATCATCGCGCTCTTTCAAGAGGCGTCCGATGTCTTCTGGGTGCTCTCGGAGAACCGTCAGGTCTGGCGGTGGGATCACGGCAAGGTGCTGCATTTCCCGCGCGAACCATCGACGCAAATCCAGACACCCGGTTCGCTCGCGATGGATCGCTCCGGAACGGTTTTCCTTGCCCGGGGAAACGGCTTGGAACGGTTCGATGGCAAGTCATTGCTGCCCGTGCCCGAGATCCCCGCGAAAGCGGTAACCATCGCCTCCTCCGGCACCGGCGGCCTCTGGATCGCCTCGGGTGATGCACTGTGGCGTTGGGACGGAGGCTCACTGGCACAGGTGGCCGCCACCACCCCATGGGCCACCGCTCCACCCGCCGCCTTGTTAGAAGATGGCGAAGGCGCGGTTTGGATCGCTACGAAGTCGAACGGCTTGTTCCGCTGCACGGGGACTTCGTTCCAGCCGATCCAGACGTCTCACCCGCGGATGGCATCGCTCTGCCGGGATGCCGAAGGCAACATCTGGGCCGGCACCACCGGCGGCGGCCTGAATCTCGTCCAGCCGGCCCGCTTCCAGCTGCTCGATGCCAGCGCCGGCTGGACCCCCGACATCGAAGGCGGTGTCTGCGAGAGCTCACCCGGCCGCATCTGGTTCGCCAATAGCGGCGTCGGACTGCGCCGTGTTAGCGAAGGAAAACTCCACCCGCCACCTGACTTGGCGGGCTGGCCGGCAAAGGCAGTCGCCGTTTTTCCAGATGCCACAGGACGGATCTGGTTCGGCTCACTCAACCGTGTCGGCCACGTGACCGGCGATTTGAGCCAGCCACCCGAGTTTATCGACCTGCCTCCATTGGGCAGGGTTCATGTCCTCCACGCTACCCGCGATGGCACCATCTGGGCCGGCGGCGAAGGCAAGCTGCTGGCCAGCGTGCAGGATGAAAAAGTCACTCTCTACAACGAGTCCCATGGCTACACCGGCACGCAGGCTCAGGCCATTTGTGAAGATTCCTCCGGAGCGCTGTGGGTGGGCACCGAGGCAGGCGCGCTATTCCGCGGCAAAGACGGACGCTTCACTCGCCAGACACTTCCCGCTGAACTCGAAGGCACGGGCATCCGCGCCCTGGTCGCCGATGCCGATGGTACCCTTTGGGTCGGCACCGGCGGTGGCGGCCTGCTCGTCGGACGCGGCGGGAAATTCACGACCATCGATCAGGAGCAGGGCCTGCCGGACGAGGTGATCTCGCAGCTATCATCAGACGACCATGGCGCGCTTTGGTTCGGCACCAGCAACTCCTTGTTCAAGGTGGACAAGAAAGAGCTGATCCAGTGCGCGGAGGGAAAGATCGCCACCGTGACTCCGGTGAAATTCGCCGGCGCAGATGGCTTGCCGGGCTTTTCCGCCGCAGCCAACTACCAACCGTCGTCGTGGAAGACTCACGATGGACGTTTGCTTTTCGTCTCGCGCAAGGGTCTCGTCATCGCCGATCCTTCACCCCAGGCCCAGACGCGACAGGGCCCTCACGTCCACATCGAGAAACTGCTGGCCGACAACAAGGCGACGGCACTCGACGCTGCGCGACTTCCCTCCTCCACGCGCAAGCTGGAGTTCCTCTTCACCGCGCCCACCTTCGTCTCGCCGGAGAAAGTCCGTTATCGCTATCGCCTCGCTCCATTTGAAAGCGAGTGGAACGACGCTGGGATCCAACGCAGCGCCACCTACTCGCAGCTCAAGCCCGGTCGCTATCGCTTTGAATTGATGGCAGCCAATAGCGACCTCGTCTGGAGCCCTCGCGCAGCGGTGATGCCGATCGAGGTTGTCCCCGCATGGTGGGAAACCTGGTGGGCCCGCACGCTCGGACTTCTCACCGGCGCCACGCTTCTCGCTCTTGCTGTGCGCTACTGGTCTCACCAGCGGCTGAAGGCACGCCTGTTAGAGTTGGAGGCCACCCGGAGAGTCGATCTCGAACGCTCCCGCATCGCCCGGGATCTTCACGATGGCCTCGGTGCCAGCCTCACCCAGATCGGCATGATGGCCGAGGAACTCGCGGAAGACGTCACCGAACCGGACGAGATGAAAGACTACTCCGTGCGCCTCGCCGGCCGTGTGCGCGAGATCGCCCGCGACCTCGATGCCGCCGTGTGGACGGTCAGCCCGCAGAATGACACCCTGGCCGCCCTCTCTTCCTACATCTGCCAATACGCCATCGAATACTTCCGCGATTCCCCCCTGCGTTGCCGCGTGAATGTCGAGCCGGAGATTCCCGAGCAATCGCTGTCACCGGACGCCCGTCACCACCTCTTCCTCACCGCCAAGGAGATCATGAACAATGCACTGAAGCACTCCGGCGCGAGCCACCTCGATCTCGATATCCGCGTCACGGATGGCAGCTTCCACCTCGGCTTCCGCGACGACGGCCATGGCTTCTCCGAAAGCGCGGAAACCAGCGGTCGTCACGGATTGCAGAACATCCGCGAACGTGTCATGGAATTGGGTGGCTCGGTCGAAATCCAAAGCTCCGCCCAAGGCACCTTTATCACCGTCCTCGTCCCGCTTTCCACGTAA